The sequence below is a genomic window from Pleurocapsa sp. PCC 7327.
CGTACCCGATAAACCCGATCTCCTCAAAGAGAAAATGACTCAAGCGATTGCCACTGCCGACATAGTTCTCTCTACAGGCGGGGTTTCGGTGGGAGATTATGATTATGTCGAGCAACTCCTCGCCGAGTTGGGAGGAGAAATCCGTATCCGCAGCGTTGCGATTAAACCCGGAAAACCGCTCACGGTTGCCGCGTTTGCCAATGGTTGCACCTACTTTGGCATTCCCGGAAATCCAGTATCTGCCCTAGTTAGTTGCTGGCGTTTCGTGCAACCTGCTTTGAGAAAGTTATCGGGTTTGTCGGACAATTGGCTGCCGACTTTTATGAAAGTGCGATCGCGCGATCGTTTGATTTCTGATGGCAAGCGAGAAACTTATCTTTGGGGACAGTTGCAGTCAGTTGACGGTGTCTGCGAGTTTCAATTGGCGGGTGGCGCTCAAAATTCAGCCAATCTCATCAATCTAGCACGAACGAACAGTTTGGCTGTTTTACCTGTCGGTCAAACGGCGATCGCGTCAGGACAAGAAGTCGATGTAATGCTGGTGGCCGGGGCATTTGGTCGTTGATAGTAGTTAGTAGTTGGAGGAAATGTTAGTGACAACTAACCACTAACTAATAACCATTTTTAATCAATCCGCATCCAGGGATAGCGTTCTAAATCTTCTCGCTTCCAGCAAGCTAAACCCGCCCATTGACCCAAGGTTTCTACAATCGCGATCGCATCTGGATTCTCAAAGGTAATGCGTCCTGGCGTTCCCGCTTTCTCAAGCGCTTCTAGCAAAATTTTATCGAGAAAATGCTCTTCATCCAAACTGGAGAGGCGACCTTTAAAACCGCGACGGTGTATTCGCACGTGAAAACTTTTACCTGCCAGTTGGGGCACCCACTGCAAAACAATCTCTTTTGCCTTAGCTTCAAATTCTTCAGGCGATTGAAAAGTAAAGGTATTGGTTACGGGAACGATGCGAGCAATGCGAGTCAAAAAATCGGGATGGTTTGCGATCCACTCCTGTAAGTTTTCTAGAAATCGGTTGATATCGCCAACTTTCATCGCTAAAACGTTAAAAAAGTCAGTTTCACTGACGATTCCAAATCCCTGGAGCTCTTTAAAGGCTTTTTGAAAGCTGTGCTCGTGAAGATTAACTACTACATTCCAATCGCGCATTATCCTTCTCGCCTCCTCTTATTTTGCTTTTCTAATCCTATTCTCGCTCGGTTTAAAACTGCCCTGTAATTCAAAGAAATTAAAATAAAGGGTTCTCCGTACTAAAATTATTCAGTAGTCTGAAACCAAAGCTGAAGAAAAAGATGTCACCAAGAGTGAATTTCACTATGGCAAATTCCAGTGTGGAATTCTTTTGCCTGCTGAGGTTGAAAATACCAATGTCACGGCAGAGTACAAAGATGGGATTTTACATCTGACCTTGCCTAAAACTCAAGCAGAAAAGAACAAAGTTGTCAAAGTTAATCTCGTCGAACCAACTGCTGCTTAATTAGTTTCTCTTTTAGGAGTCTTGGCTCTATATTGCTAAATATTACTAAGGCTTTTGAATTGAAAAGTTTTCATTTATAATTAATTTATTCTGTTTAAACTTAGATCTTGTATCTTGGGCATCAACGCCTAGAACTAAAGTTCTAAGTTCAAAGCTTAACACTATTAAAATAGACTAAAATTCCTATCGGGTCTTGTTTAGAAGACTTTTTTGATCGGACAGGAAATTAATTACAAGAGTCAGCAATTCAAATCGCTGTCTCATGTTTAAAGTCGTCTTTAGACGACTGCATAAGCGGTTGATGCAACTTGATATTTAGGTTCCAAGAAATTTATTTTTTTGGGAAAATCAAAAGACAATTACCCTAGTTGAATCATCAAGAAATTAATAATTATGTCAGTCAATTATCAAGGGAAAATCATTACTCTTTGGACAACTTTTCTTTTAGGAACAATTTTTCACACCGACCTAGGTTTAATGCCTCTATTTCACGGAAAAAGCGTCGCTCATTCCCATGAAATTGGAGATATTTCTTGGGTTATGTGGTTAATGTTAGCTTTTTTTGTCTTGCCAATGTTTGCTATTATCGCTACGGCTTTTACTGAGTCGAAACGCTTCAGAGTTGCTCATTTTGGATTGACAGTCTTTTATTCGGTCATGAATTTACTCCACATCATCCTCGATCTATTTGTAACGCCGATCGCCTGGTATCAAATCACTTTAATGGTTATTTTGTTCGCGATCGGACTTTTGTTAAACGTTGTTTCTTTTCAATGGATGCAACATCATCCCAGAGGAAAAAGATTGCAAGAACAAGTATCCTTTTAGTACAAAATACGGGAATTAGGAGCCAGGAGAAATATTCCGAACTCCGAACCCCAAACTCTTATAAATGGCTACAATTCTAAGACCCCTAAGCTATAAATATCAGTGGCTCTATGATGGCATTTCTCATCTAGCTGCTCTTGGCGTTGGAGGAGAAAAGCGATTTCGCCATCTTGCCTTGCAAGATTTGGACATTAAACCCGATACCGAGATTTTAGACCTTTGTTGCGGTGCGGGTCAGACCACTCGATTTTTGGTGCGATTCTCCAATCGCGTGACCGGATTGGATACATCCCCCCTTGCCCTTCAAAGAGCAGCTCGTTCGGTTCCTCAAGCCAATTATATCGAAGGGTTGGCAGAAAAAATGCCACTGCCTGACGAGCAGTTCGACCTCGTGCATACCAGCGTTGCCCTACACGAGATGGAAACAGAACAACTCCAACAAATTTTAAGCGAAGTTTATCGCGTTCTCAAGCCAGGAGGGATTTTTACCGCGATCGACCTCCACAAGCCAACTAACAGCTTATTTTGGCTGCCTCTGGCAATTTTTATGTGGTTGTTTGAAACGGAAACGGCGTGGCAGCTACTGGAGATAGATTTAGTCGAGCGACTCAAGGCTGTAGGGTTTTCGGACTGTCGGCAGCGTCTTTATCTCGGAGGAAGTTTGCAAGTCATTCAGGCAAGGAAATAAGATTAACAACGTCCCCATTTATATAAATCAATCAATGTTGAAGGTAGATCTTTTACAGCCCGATCTCATTTTAGGAGATACCGTGTTGGGCATAACGCCAGAGATTTTGCACCATTACCAACTTAAAGGTTTGGTTTTGGATGTGGATGAAACGCTAGTGCCTCTCAGAGTCAGAGAAGTATCTGAAGAATTGATGCAATGGGCAACTGAAATTAGACAGGTAGCGAAAATCTGGCTGGTTAGTAACAATTTAAGCGAAAATCGCATCGGTAAGATCGCTCAATCCCTTAACGCGCCGTATACCTGGGGAGCGAGAAAGCCATCTCGACGGAAGTTAAGACAAGCCCTTCAGGCATTGAATTTACCAGCCTCGCAGGTAGCAATGGTTGGGGATCGCCTTTTTACCGACGCGATCGCAGGCAACCGCTTGGGAATGTTTACTATTTTAGTAGAGCCAATGGTCGATCCCGCGATCGCGGCACGTTCTTACCCCATCCGCAACTTTGAAGTTTGGCTATCCAAAAAACTTGGCGTATCTTTAACGACAACTCAACAAATGTTTACAAAAAGTGACGAGACTTAAGAAAAAGAAAGATAAAAAAATAATTAAGGAATTAAAGAATTTGGCAAATTTAGGGAATTCTATATAGTAGGTTTCAAATGGGGTCAGCCAATATAAAGACCCTAAATATAATAAAACTCAATAAAAAAATGGAGAGCGCTAGTTCTGGCATCAGCAAAAATGAATCTAGCGCTTTCTGCTGTATTGAAAATCGACGGGGATCGGAGGAAACAAGAGAGCTTAAGGAAGGGGATCGATAGAAAAAGCCAAAATAAAATAAATCAATAAGATTAAAAAATACTAAATAACTAAATTGCAATAACTGACAAAACACCAACCATTACTGTTGGCAACATCCAAGTTTTCTGGCAAACGAGTGCCATGAAATTTAAATTTGCTAAAAGCGAAATAATTGTGAATTGAAGTCAAAAGCGCGATTGTCATCAACCGTTACAGAAAGGCGATCGCGATACCGAATCGCGCACAAAATTTAACCTAAATCTATTCGTTTCTTAACCTGGGGATGAAACTCTACTAAATGGTAAACCTTACCAGCGCAAGAGTACGGGAAGTTGGTCATGACTTCTGTGCTAGGGCAGCTCATTTTTAACCTTTTGAGGAGTTCCTAACGGAATTTGATAACTATGGCGAACACCAACAGCGTCATCTTCATCCACCCAGACGGCACTAGCCCATCTCATTACGCGGCTGCCCGTTTCCTCCACTATGGACCCGATGGGCGACTCAACTGGGACAGGATGTCCAATGCTGGGGTATATCTGGGACACATGAAAGACCAGCTCACCGGCACTTCCAACGCTGGTGCAGTTACCCACGCCATGGGCGTAAAGGTGCAGGCAGATTCTTTTGGTTTGGATGAAAATGGCAATCCCGTCGTTTCCCAGTCCGGCAAAACCGGACTGACTATTATGGAAGAAGCGATCGCGGCTGGTAAGGCAACGGCAATTATCAACTCTGGCATCATCGCCGAACCGGGAACGGGAGCCTTTTTAGCACAAGCAGAAAGCCGCAGCGACCTTACGGGTATCACCGCCCAAATTTTAGAATCTGGGGTCAACGTCATCCTTGGCGGGGGCGAAATTCATTACTTGCCCGTTGGGACAGTCGGACGTTTTGGAGAAGAAGGGGTTAGAAAAGACGGACGCAACTTAATAGAACAGGCAAGGGCGAAAGGCTATACTGTCGTCTACACCCTCGAAGAATTGCAAAATCTGCCCCCCCGAACTCAGAAAGTCTTGGGGATTTTTGCAGCAGAAGATACTTACAACGACCAGCCAGAAGAAGTCAACGCCGCCGAAGGATTAGGAAATTATGGGCAACCGGGCAACGAAAATCCTCCCACAGTGGCGCAAATGCTAGAAGCCGCCCTCTCCATCGTTTCCCAGAATCCCAATGGATTTATGGTGGTGATGGAAGAAGAAGGCACGGACAATTTTAGCAACAACAATAACGCAGCTGGGTTAGTTGAAGCAGCCAAACGAGCCGACGATGCGATTGGGGTAGCGCAAAATTATATCGATAACGTTAACCCCAATACGCTGCTAATCACGGCTGCCGATAGCGATGCTGGCGGTTTGGAAGTGCGCGATCCCCTAGCCGCCGATGAAACCGTGGGAACCGAGGAAGTCAATCCGACCACCGAACCCGGAACCGAAGTGCCCCTAGATGGCACCAACGGAGCCAATACCGAGCCTTTTATCTCCCAACCCGACGCTAATGGCAATACCTATCCCTTCGGCATTGGTTGGGCAACTCAGTCTGACGTTCCCGGCAGCATCGTCGCCAAAACCTACGGTCTCAATGCCGACAAACTGCCCAGCACGCTGGACAACACCGAAATTTATCGCCTCATGTACCAGACCTTGTTTGGTGTTAAACCAAAGGAGGTGCCGCGTCCAGAGTTAGAGGGATTTGCTTCGCTTCCTGCCGATAGCTTTGCGCAAGGACCTCCGGCAGGTGCAGACAATGGCAAGGGGCAGCCAATTGCGGCTAACGATCGCACTGGCCCTTTTGAAGGACAGCCGATTCAAGGCTTTAGCGGCGTTCAGTTTGCCGATGGAGAAAACTTCTGGTTCCTCTCCGATAATGGTTTTGGCGCGAAAAACAACAGTGCCGATTATTTGTTGCGGATTTATAAAGCAGACCCCAATTTTGTCGGTTCGGAAGCGGGAGACGGTAGCGTCAATGTAGAAGAGTTCGTTCAATTATCCGACCCCAAGAGATTAATCCCTTGGGAAATTACTAACGCAAATACGGAAGAGCGATTGCTAACGGGGGCGGATTTCGATGTAGAATCGCTCGTCGTTGCCGAAGATGGTAGCTTCTGGATGGGAGAGGAATTCGGTCCCTACCTGCTACACTTTGATGCTAACGGAGTCTTACAAGAAGCGCCTATTTCTACTCCCAATCTCCCCAATCTGAAAACCCTCAACGAACAAGAACCGCTAGTCATCGGACATCGAGGCGCTAGCGGCGAACTGCCAGAACACACTTTAGCTGCCTACGAGCGAGCGATTTTACAAGGGGCTGACTTCATCGAACCCGATTTAGTCAGCACCAAAGATAGGGTATTAATCGCCCGTCACGAACCCATGCTTGCAGTTGTCGATCCGGCAACGGGCGAAGTCATCCCAGCCAACACGACCACCGACGTTGCTACTCGTCCAGAGTTTGCCGACCGCCGAACGACTAAAACCGTTGATGGCGTAAGCTATACGGGCTGGTTTGCCGAAGACTTTACGCTAGAAGAAATTAAAACCTTGCGAGCCGTTCAGCCTCGCGATTATCGCGACCAGTCTTTTAACGGGCTATATGAAATTCCTACGCTTGAGGAAATTATCGACCTCGTACAAGATATCGAAGCGCGGACGGGGCAAAAAATTGGTATTTATCCCGAAACCAAGCATCCCACCTACTTCGCCCAGCAGGGACTGTCCCTTGAAGAGCCTTTGGTAGAAACTTTACTAGATAAAGGCTTCACCGATCCCAATCGACTGTTTATTCAGTCCTTTGAAGTGCAGAACCTGCTGAAGTTGGACAAGCAACTTTTGCCTGGAACGCCGCTAGAAAATACGCCCCTAGTGCAGCTGTACGACGAATTCCAGCTACAGCCCTACGATATCGTCTCCAACTTTAGCGACCCCAACTTCGACCCTGTATCGATCTACGGAACGGATTTAATTACGGCTGAGACGACTTACGGCGATTTAATTAACCAAGGTAGCGATTCAGAAGTTAACCTCCTGAAGGATTTTGTAGCTACCTACGCCGATGGGATCGGACCTTGGAAGCGCACTTTCGTTCTTACCGAGAAGCTGGATACGCCAGTCGATGGCAATGGGGACGGCATACCCGAAATTACAGAACAGCTCACCGGAGAAGTGCTTCCGGTGGTTGAGGATGCCCACGAAGCCGGATTGCAAGTGCATCCCTACACCTTCCGCGATGAAGAACGATTCTTGGTGTTGAAAGAAGATGGAACGCCTCAAACCGCAGAAGAAGAGTACGAACAGTACATCCAGTTAGGAGTGGATGGGTTCTTTACTGACTTTCCCAAGACAGGAGATTTGGTACGCGATCGCGTTATTGGCGAATTCGTGCGATCGCCTGATAACCCTTTTTTGACCGACGACCCAGAAGAAGCTAATTTAGCCAGTTCTCGCGGTTTTGAGGGCATGGCATACAGCCCCGATCGCGCAACTCTGTATCCTTTACTAGAAGGATCGGTAGAGGGCGATCCCGATAATGCCCTGCGCATCTATGAGTATGACGTTGCTAACTCTTCCTATTCCAAGGATTTAGTTGGATACTACCGCCTAGACGATCCCAGCCACGCGATCGGCGATTTTACGCCCATCAACCAAAACGAATTCCTAGTTATCGAACGGGATGGCAATGAAGGCGAGGAAGCCCAGTTCAAGAAAATCTTCCAAGTTGACTTCTCTAAAGTAGACGAGAACGGCTTTGTCTTCAAAAAAGAATTGGTGGATCTGCTGAACGTGCAAGATCCTAATGACATCAACGGCGATGGCAGCACGACCTTTACCTTTCCCTTTGTCACCATCGAAGACTTGTTAGTCATCGATGAAAATACTCTCCTCGTTGCCAACGACAACAACTATCCCTTCTCTATCGGTCGTCCGCCAGAAATCGACAACACTGAAATTATTCAGATTAAATTACCCGAACCTCTCAATCTCGATCCCCGTCTCGGTAGGGCTAGCGGCGATCGCAATCCCTCCCCATCAGCGATCGCAACCGCTCAAATCACTCCGGCATCAGATCCTAACGCTCAAAGTAATAGCAAGGGAACAGTAGAAATTTCGGCGATTCAAGGCGAAAGTCAGACCTCCCCATTAGTCGGTCAAACCGTCAAAACGACTGGGATTGTCACGGCAGTAGACGAACGAGGTTTCTACTTACAAGATGCCGAGGTAGATAGCAACGATGCGACTTCAGAGGGCATTTTTGTCTTCACCGATTCAGCCCCCACCGTCGCAGTTGGCGATGAATTAGAGATTGAGGGCACAGTACAAGAATTCCTTTCCGGCGGCAAAGACACGGGAAATCTTTCGGTCACTCAGATTGTCCGGCCCGCAATTACGACAAGATCGACGGGTAACGATCTGCCAGCAGCATTGATTTTAGGGGAAGGAGGGCGCACGCCGCCAAGTGAGATCGTTGAAAACGACAATTTTGAAGTTTTCGATCCCCAAGAAGACGCGATCGACTTCTACGAAAGTTTAGAAGGAATGCGGGTAACGATTCAAAATCCCGTTGCCGTTTCTCCAAC
It includes:
- a CDS encoding THUMP domain-containing protein codes for the protein MRDWNVVVNLHEHSFQKAFKELQGFGIVSETDFFNVLAMKVGDINRFLENLQEWIANHPDFLTRIARIVPVTNTFTFQSPEEFEAKAKEIVLQWVPQLAGKSFHVRIHRRGFKGRLSSLDEEHFLDKILLEALEKAGTPGRITFENPDAIAIVETLGQWAGLACWKREDLERYPWMRID
- a CDS encoding class I SAM-dependent methyltransferase, with product MATILRPLSYKYQWLYDGISHLAALGVGGEKRFRHLALQDLDIKPDTEILDLCCGAGQTTRFLVRFSNRVTGLDTSPLALQRAARSVPQANYIEGLAEKMPLPDEQFDLVHTSVALHEMETEQLQQILSEVYRVLKPGGIFTAIDLHKPTNSLFWLPLAIFMWLFETETAWQLLEIDLVERLKAVGFSDCRQRLYLGGSLQVIQARK
- a CDS encoding YqeG family HAD IIIA-type phosphatase, coding for MLKVDLLQPDLILGDTVLGITPEILHHYQLKGLVLDVDETLVPLRVREVSEELMQWATEIRQVAKIWLVSNNLSENRIGKIAQSLNAPYTWGARKPSRRKLRQALQALNLPASQVAMVGDRLFTDAIAGNRLGMFTILVEPMVDPAIAARSYPIRNFEVWLSKKLGVSLTTTQQMFTKSDET
- a CDS encoding esterase-like activity of phytase family protein, with product MANTNSVIFIHPDGTSPSHYAAARFLHYGPDGRLNWDRMSNAGVYLGHMKDQLTGTSNAGAVTHAMGVKVQADSFGLDENGNPVVSQSGKTGLTIMEEAIAAGKATAIINSGIIAEPGTGAFLAQAESRSDLTGITAQILESGVNVILGGGEIHYLPVGTVGRFGEEGVRKDGRNLIEQARAKGYTVVYTLEELQNLPPRTQKVLGIFAAEDTYNDQPEEVNAAEGLGNYGQPGNENPPTVAQMLEAALSIVSQNPNGFMVVMEEEGTDNFSNNNNAAGLVEAAKRADDAIGVAQNYIDNVNPNTLLITAADSDAGGLEVRDPLAADETVGTEEVNPTTEPGTEVPLDGTNGANTEPFISQPDANGNTYPFGIGWATQSDVPGSIVAKTYGLNADKLPSTLDNTEIYRLMYQTLFGVKPKEVPRPELEGFASLPADSFAQGPPAGADNGKGQPIAANDRTGPFEGQPIQGFSGVQFADGENFWFLSDNGFGAKNNSADYLLRIYKADPNFVGSEAGDGSVNVEEFVQLSDPKRLIPWEITNANTEERLLTGADFDVESLVVAEDGSFWMGEEFGPYLLHFDANGVLQEAPISTPNLPNLKTLNEQEPLVIGHRGASGELPEHTLAAYERAILQGADFIEPDLVSTKDRVLIARHEPMLAVVDPATGEVIPANTTTDVATRPEFADRRTTKTVDGVSYTGWFAEDFTLEEIKTLRAVQPRDYRDQSFNGLYEIPTLEEIIDLVQDIEARTGQKIGIYPETKHPTYFAQQGLSLEEPLVETLLDKGFTDPNRLFIQSFEVQNLLKLDKQLLPGTPLENTPLVQLYDEFQLQPYDIVSNFSDPNFDPVSIYGTDLITAETTYGDLINQGSDSEVNLLKDFVATYADGIGPWKRTFVLTEKLDTPVDGNGDGIPEITEQLTGEVLPVVEDAHEAGLQVHPYTFRDEERFLVLKEDGTPQTAEEEYEQYIQLGVDGFFTDFPKTGDLVRDRVIGEFVRSPDNPFLTDDPEEANLASSRGFEGMAYSPDRATLYPLLEGSVEGDPDNALRIYEYDVANSSYSKDLVGYYRLDDPSHAIGDFTPINQNEFLVIERDGNEGEEAQFKKIFQVDFSKVDENGFVFKKELVDLLNVQDPNDINGDGSTTFTFPFVTIEDLLVIDENTLLVANDNNYPFSIGRPPEIDNTEIIQIKLPEPLNLDPRLGRASGDRNPSPSAIATAQITPASDPNAQSNSKGTVEISAIQGESQTSPLVGQTVKTTGIVTAVDERGFYLQDAEVDSNDATSEGIFVFTDSAPTVAVGDELEIEGTVQEFLSGGKDTGNLSVTQIVRPAITTRSTGNDLPAALILGEGGRTPPSEIVENDNFEVFDPQEDAIDFYESLEGMRVTIQNPVAVSPTNEFGEIWTVTDKGALATPGLNSRGGIPLQADDTNPERIQVQLDAQVLPDFETSVKVADKLSDVTGVVNYNFGNYEVVATEAFEVTNGGLGQEETTLVGTENQLTVASYNVLNLDPSDTEQIAQIASQIVNNLKSPDILALQEIQDNSGATDDGTTAGDRTLQTLADAIAAAGGPTYQFAEVPPADGTSGGQPGGNIRVAYLYNPQRVQLNKNSLQSLDVEAFNDSRDPLVADFTFNGETVTIVNNHWTSRVGSTPIFGATQPFVQAGEDERNAQAEVVNNFVDGLLAKNPDANVIVTGDFNTFEFTDTLSQLAGEGDERVLTNLIGKATDDATYSYNFQGNSQSLDHIFASDRLYENAEFDSIHVNADFPTQASDHEPILGRFRLTESKPEPASEAFTLQLLHGSDFEAGIEALDDAPRFSAVINGLRDDYKNTLVLSSGDNYIPSPFLFAASDPSLANTPVGTEGIGRADIEILNQIGIQASAFGNHEFDLGTREVQGLISPDENYRGTQFPYLSSNLDFSTDSNLSGLVTANGQEASTIPNTIAESTVITVNGEKIGIVGATTPLLPSISSSGDVGVIPSDPNNVAALAAEIQKTVDELTATGIDKVVLLSHFQQLRIEQAVAPLLRDVDIIVGGGSHTLLSDESDRLRSGDTSGGTYPILTTSASGEPIALVNTDANYRYVGRLVADFDANGVLVPESIDPNISGAYATDEQGVTDVGGTPDPEVVAITDTLGNVINEQDGNIFGKTDVFLRGDRTFVRTEETNLGNLTADANLAAAQAVDPSTVISIKNGGGIRSSIGVIEAAGGSTDPDDFALLPTAANPEASKEEGDISQLDIANSLRFNNGLTLLTLTAEQLLQTIEHGVAATASGETPGQFPQVSGISFSFDPDLPEGDRVLSLAVTDDEGNVTDVVAQNGELQGDPNRTFRTVTLDFLAGGGDDYPFATFANTNPVELVTEDSENPAPSNRTGVATFAADGSEQDALAEYLAANFNEQNPFDVADVAPEKDTRIQNLNFREDTVLSANVAPASTELPETVFGTSGDDVFDAADPSGNFDGSKDIVSAGEGSDRFFLGAGEGDNLLTGGIGADQFWITSSDDGLPSVANTITDFNSTEGDVIGFADTSLSYGALGGDWNLRQAGNDAVIEAFGQDVAILQGIQADSLTETNFVFG